The following coding sequences lie in one Cannabis sativa cultivar Pink pepper isolate KNU-18-1 chromosome 5, ASM2916894v1, whole genome shotgun sequence genomic window:
- the LOC115717217 gene encoding ranBP2-type zinc finger protein At1g67325 isoform X3 → MASANVDNRGSFGSKRSRNDDPRSDGDWTCPECGNINFGFRTVCNRAKCAAPRPQVLPTHSPMTSHYNNPPPFYYGGFGLPPMPYGVSTRYGSPIPHTGVHYDYAAPSVAHGAYGPPAPTFPPGSFGGFGDSGMGYASPSTVNGYGFGFPGSPWSGGMGIITENPASRKRRGGPDGSYDGDWICPKCENVNFAFRTVCNIKKCGAARPLGPTNQSNAGAPEGSWTCGKCGNVNYPFRTVCNRKECGTEKPSS, encoded by the exons ATGGCTTCTGCAAAT GTGGACAATCGGGGCTCTTTCGGGTCAAAACGCTCTCGCAATGATG ATCCTCGGAGTGATGGAGATTGGACTTGTCCTGAGTGTGGAAACATTAACTTTGGATTTAGAACGGTTTGCAACCGTGCAAAATGTGCTGCTCCTCGGCCTCAAGTTTTGCCTACT caTTCTCCAATGACAAGTCATTACAATAACCCTCCTCCCTTTTATTATGGAGGTTTTGGGCTTCCTCCAATGCCATATGGAGTATCCACCAGGTATGGATCCCCAATCCCACATACTGGAGTGCATTACGACTATGCTGCACCTTCTGTTGCTCATGGAGCATATGGCCCTCCTGCGCCCACATTTCCCCCTGGAAGTTTTGGAG GTTTTGGTGACTCAGGAATGGGTTATGCATCACCTTCAACTGTGAATGGATATGGATTTGGTTTTCCTGGATCTCCTTGGTCTGGAGGAATGGGTATAATAACTGAAAATCCTGCTTCCAGGAAACGTCGTGGGG GTCCAGATGGTTCATATGATGGGGATTGGATATGTCCCAAATGTGAGAATGTTAACTTTGCTTTTAGAACTGTATGCAACATAAAGAAATGCGGGGCTGCCAGACCTCTT GGTCCTACTAATCAGTCAAATGCTGGTGCTCCCGAAGGCAGCTGGACTTGTGGCAAATGTGGCAATGTGAACTATCCCTTTCGAACTGTTTGTAATAGAAAGGAATGTGGAACTGAGAAACCTAGCTcttga
- the LOC115717217 gene encoding ranBP2-type zinc finger protein At1g67325 isoform X1 codes for MWTIGALSGQNALAMMILGVMEIGLVLSVETLTLDLERFATVQNVLLLGLKFCLLPGEKIQKKLKYVILVAWKLYLPVGNSANNNIDMPSHSPMTSHYNNPPPFYYGGFGLPPMPYGVSTRYGSPIPHTGVHYDYAAPSVAHGAYGPPAPTFPPGSFGGFGDSGMGYASPSTVNGYGFGFPGSPWSGGMGIITENPASRKRRGGPDGSYDGDWICPKCENVNFAFRTVCNIKKCGAARPLGPTNQSNAGAPEGSWTCGKCGNVNYPFRTVCNRKECGTEKPSS; via the exons AT GTGGACAATCGGGGCTCTTTCGGGTCAAAACGCTCTCGCAATGATG ATCCTCGGAGTGATGGAGATTGGACTTGTCCTGAGTGTGGAAACATTAACTTTGGATTTAGAACGGTTTGCAACCGTGCAAAATGTGCTGCTCCTCGGCCTCAAGTTTTGCCTACT gCCAGGTGAAAAGATACAAAAGAAacttaaatatgtgattttggtaGCTTGGAAATTGTATCTTCCGGTTGGAAACTCTGCCAATAACAATATAGACATGCCAAGT caTTCTCCAATGACAAGTCATTACAATAACCCTCCTCCCTTTTATTATGGAGGTTTTGGGCTTCCTCCAATGCCATATGGAGTATCCACCAGGTATGGATCCCCAATCCCACATACTGGAGTGCATTACGACTATGCTGCACCTTCTGTTGCTCATGGAGCATATGGCCCTCCTGCGCCCACATTTCCCCCTGGAAGTTTTGGAG GTTTTGGTGACTCAGGAATGGGTTATGCATCACCTTCAACTGTGAATGGATATGGATTTGGTTTTCCTGGATCTCCTTGGTCTGGAGGAATGGGTATAATAACTGAAAATCCTGCTTCCAGGAAACGTCGTGGGG GTCCAGATGGTTCATATGATGGGGATTGGATATGTCCCAAATGTGAGAATGTTAACTTTGCTTTTAGAACTGTATGCAACATAAAGAAATGCGGGGCTGCCAGACCTCTT GGTCCTACTAATCAGTCAAATGCTGGTGCTCCCGAAGGCAGCTGGACTTGTGGCAAATGTGGCAATGTGAACTATCCCTTTCGAACTGTTTGTAATAGAAAGGAATGTGGAACTGAGAAACCTAGCTcttga
- the LOC115717217 gene encoding ranBP2-type zinc finger protein At1g67325 isoform X2: MWTIGALSGQNALAMMILGVMEIGLVLSVETLTLDLERFATVQNVLLLGLKFCLLPGEKIQKKLKYVILVAWKLYLPVGNSANNNIDMPSHSPMTSHYNNPPPFYYGGFGLPPMPYGVSTRYGSPIPHTGVHYDYAAPSVAHGAYGPPAPTFPPGSFGGMGYASPSTVNGYGFGFPGSPWSGGMGIITENPASRKRRGGPDGSYDGDWICPKCENVNFAFRTVCNIKKCGAARPLGPTNQSNAGAPEGSWTCGKCGNVNYPFRTVCNRKECGTEKPSS, translated from the exons AT GTGGACAATCGGGGCTCTTTCGGGTCAAAACGCTCTCGCAATGATG ATCCTCGGAGTGATGGAGATTGGACTTGTCCTGAGTGTGGAAACATTAACTTTGGATTTAGAACGGTTTGCAACCGTGCAAAATGTGCTGCTCCTCGGCCTCAAGTTTTGCCTACT gCCAGGTGAAAAGATACAAAAGAAacttaaatatgtgattttggtaGCTTGGAAATTGTATCTTCCGGTTGGAAACTCTGCCAATAACAATATAGACATGCCAAGT caTTCTCCAATGACAAGTCATTACAATAACCCTCCTCCCTTTTATTATGGAGGTTTTGGGCTTCCTCCAATGCCATATGGAGTATCCACCAGGTATGGATCCCCAATCCCACATACTGGAGTGCATTACGACTATGCTGCACCTTCTGTTGCTCATGGAGCATATGGCCCTCCTGCGCCCACATTTCCCCCTGGAAGTTTTGGAG GAATGGGTTATGCATCACCTTCAACTGTGAATGGATATGGATTTGGTTTTCCTGGATCTCCTTGGTCTGGAGGAATGGGTATAATAACTGAAAATCCTGCTTCCAGGAAACGTCGTGGGG GTCCAGATGGTTCATATGATGGGGATTGGATATGTCCCAAATGTGAGAATGTTAACTTTGCTTTTAGAACTGTATGCAACATAAAGAAATGCGGGGCTGCCAGACCTCTT GGTCCTACTAATCAGTCAAATGCTGGTGCTCCCGAAGGCAGCTGGACTTGTGGCAAATGTGGCAATGTGAACTATCCCTTTCGAACTGTTTGTAATAGAAAGGAATGTGGAACTGAGAAACCTAGCTcttga
- the LOC115717217 gene encoding ranBP2-type zinc finger protein At1g67325 isoform X4 yields the protein MASANVDNRGSFGSKRSRNDDPRSDGDWTCPECGNINFGFRTVCNRAKCAAPRPQVLPTHSPMTSHYNNPPPFYYGGFGLPPMPYGVSTRYGSPIPHTGVHYDYAAPSVAHGAYGPPAPTFPPGSFGGMGYASPSTVNGYGFGFPGSPWSGGMGIITENPASRKRRGGPDGSYDGDWICPKCENVNFAFRTVCNIKKCGAARPLGPTNQSNAGAPEGSWTCGKCGNVNYPFRTVCNRKECGTEKPSS from the exons ATGGCTTCTGCAAAT GTGGACAATCGGGGCTCTTTCGGGTCAAAACGCTCTCGCAATGATG ATCCTCGGAGTGATGGAGATTGGACTTGTCCTGAGTGTGGAAACATTAACTTTGGATTTAGAACGGTTTGCAACCGTGCAAAATGTGCTGCTCCTCGGCCTCAAGTTTTGCCTACT caTTCTCCAATGACAAGTCATTACAATAACCCTCCTCCCTTTTATTATGGAGGTTTTGGGCTTCCTCCAATGCCATATGGAGTATCCACCAGGTATGGATCCCCAATCCCACATACTGGAGTGCATTACGACTATGCTGCACCTTCTGTTGCTCATGGAGCATATGGCCCTCCTGCGCCCACATTTCCCCCTGGAAGTTTTGGAG GAATGGGTTATGCATCACCTTCAACTGTGAATGGATATGGATTTGGTTTTCCTGGATCTCCTTGGTCTGGAGGAATGGGTATAATAACTGAAAATCCTGCTTCCAGGAAACGTCGTGGGG GTCCAGATGGTTCATATGATGGGGATTGGATATGTCCCAAATGTGAGAATGTTAACTTTGCTTTTAGAACTGTATGCAACATAAAGAAATGCGGGGCTGCCAGACCTCTT GGTCCTACTAATCAGTCAAATGCTGGTGCTCCCGAAGGCAGCTGGACTTGTGGCAAATGTGGCAATGTGAACTATCCCTTTCGAACTGTTTGTAATAGAAAGGAATGTGGAACTGAGAAACCTAGCTcttga
- the LOC115716802 gene encoding plasma membrane ATPase 1: MVDGPGGLDAIAKEAVDLENIPIEEVFEHLKCTKDGLSSDEVQKRLDMFGYNKLEEKKESKILKFLGFMWNPLSWVMEAAAIMAIALTPIGKDNDLDYPDFVGITALLIINSTISFIEENNAGNAAAALMARLAPKGKVLRDGKWSEEDASVLVPGDIVSIKLGDIIPADARLLEGDPLKIDQSALTGESLPVSKNPGDGVYSGSTCKQGEIEAVVIATGVHTFFGKAAHLVENTTHVGHFQKVLTSIGNFCICSIAIGMAIEIVVIYGLQHRGYRDGINSLLVLLIGGIPIAMPTVLSVTMAIGSHRLSQQGAITKRMTAIEEMAGMDVLCSDKTGTLTLNKLTVDKSMIEIFAKGVDREMVVLMAARASRLENQDAIDTAIVAMLADPKEARAGITEVHFLPFNPTDKRTALTYIDGSGKMHRVSKGAPEQILNLAHNRSEIEKRVHAIIDKFAERGLRSLGIARQQVPEGTKESPGGPWEFVALLPLFDPPRHDSGETIRRALDLGVSVKMITGDQLAIAKETGRRLGMGTNMYPSSSLLSENKDGLATLPIDELIENADGFAGVFPEHKYEIVRRLQDRKHICGMTGDGVNDAPALKKADIGIAVDDSTDAARSASDIVLTEPGLSVIISAVLTSRAIFQRMKNYTIYAVSITIRIVLGFMLLTVFWRFDFPPFMVLVIAILNDGTIMTISKDRVKPSPVPDSWKLSEIFATGVVLGAYLALMTVIFFLITYETNYFPKHFNVVSMYKKDFSKSDEVLQQRLASAVYLQVSTISQALIFVTRSRGWSYFERPGLLLVSAFIIAQLIATVISATATWKFAGIKSIGWGWTLIIWMYNILTYLLLDPLKFGVRYALSGRAWNLVVEQRTAFTNKKDFGKEAREAAWATEQRTLHGLQIGETKPISERATTFRDINLMAEEARRRAEIARLREIHTLKGKVESFAKLRGLDIEAINQHYTL, encoded by the exons ATGGTTGATGGCCCAGGTGGACTCGATGCTATTGCTAAAGAAGCTGTTGATTTG GAGAATATTCCTATAGAAGAGGTTTTCGAGCATCTTAAATGTACAAAAGATGGTCTGAGCTCTGATGAAGTTCAAAAGCGATTGGATATGTTTGGTTATAATAAGCTTGAAGAAAAGAAG GAAAGTAAAATACTGAAGTTTTTGGGCTTTATGTGGAATCCATTGTCATGGGTCATGGAAGCTGCAGCAATAATGGCCATTGCTCTTACACCTATTGGG AAAGACAATGACTTAGATTACCCAGATTTTGTTGGAATCACAGCCTTGCTCATTATCAATTCAACCATTAGTTTTATTGAGGAAAACAATGCTGGTAATGCTGCAGCCGCTCTAATGGCTCGGTTAGCACCGAAAGGAAAG GTACTGCGTGATGGGAAATGGAGTGAGGAGGATGCTTCAGTGTTGGTTCCTGGAGACATAGTTAGTATTAAACTTGGTGACATCATTCCTGCTGATGCACGCCTTCTTGAAGGAGATCCTTTAAAGATTGATCAG TCTGCTCTTACAGGAGAATCACTTCCAGTATCAAAAAATCCAGGTGATGGGGTTTACTCAGGTTCAACCTGCAAGCAAGGTGAAATCGAAGCAGTTGTCATTGCAACTGGAGTTCACACTTTCTTTGGAAAGGCAGCTCATCTTGTGGAAAACACAACACATGTTGGCCATTTTCAGAag GTCCTAACATCAATCGGAAACTTCTGCATTTGTTCGATTGCTATTGGGATGGCTATTGAAATAGTAGTGATATATGGTCTGCAACATAGAGGATACCGTGATGGTATCAACAGCCTACTTGTGCTCCTAATTGGTGGCATTCCTATTGCCATGCCAACTGTTCTTTCTGTTACAATGGCTATTGGATCTCATCGTTTATCACAGCAG GGTGCCATCACAAAGAGAATGACTGCCATTGAAGAAATGGCTGGAATGGATGTCCTATGCAGTGACAAAACAGGCACATTGACACTTAACAAGCTTACTGTAGACAAAAGCATGATTGAG ATATTTGCCAAAGGTGTTGACAGGGAAATGGTTGTACTTATGGCAGCAAGAGCATCAAGGCTAGAAAATCAAGATGCTATTGACACTGCAATTGTTGCAATGTTGGCAGACCCTAAAGAG GCACGAGCTGGAATTACAGAGGTTCACTTCCTTCCATTCAATCCAACTGATAAAAGAACTGCACTTACGTATATTGATGGTAGTGGGAAAATGCACAGGGTCAGCAAAGGTGCACCAGAACAG ATTCTCAATCTAGCACATAATAGATCAGAAATTGAAAAGAGGGTACATGCAATAATTGATAAATTTGCAGAACGTGGATTGCGATCCCTTGGAATAGCACGCCAG CAAGTACCTGAGGGAACCAAAGAAAGTCCTGGTGGTCCCTGGGAATTTGTTGCTCTTCTCCCACTCTTTGACCCTCCTCGCCATGACAGTGGTGAAACAATCAGAAGAGCTCTTGATCTTGGTGTGAGTGTTAAAATGATCACAG GAGACCAACTAGCTATCGCTAAGGAAACTGGAAGGAGGCTTGGCATGGGCACAAACATGtatccttcttcttctctcttaaGTGAAAACAAGGATGGACTTGCTACCCTTCCAATAGATGAGCTCATTGAGAATGCTGATGGTTTCGCTGGTGTCTTTCCTG AACACAAATATGAGATTGTAAGGAGATTGCAAGACAGAAAACACATCTGTGGAATGACTGGTGATGGAGTGAATGATGCACCTGCCTTAAAGAAAGCTGACATAGGAATTGCTGTGGATGATTCCACAGATGCTGCTCGTAGTGCTTCTGATATAGTTCTAACTGAGCCAGGATTGAGTGTCATCATAAGTGCTGTCTTAACAAGCCGTGCAATTTTCCAAAGAATGAAAAACTACACG ATATATGCTGTGTCAATCACAATACGTATTGTG CTAGGATTTATGTTGCTGACAGTCTTCTGGAGATTTGACTTCCCTCCTTTCATGGTTCTTGTCATTGCTATTCTTAATGATG GTACTATAATGACCATATCAAAAGACAGAGTAAAGCCATCTCCAGTTCCTGACAGTTGGAAGCTCAGTGAAATTTTTGCAACTGGGGTTGTCCTTGGTGCTTATCTGGCTCTTATGACCGTTATATTCTTCTTGATAACCTATGAAACTAATTACTTTCCG AAACATTTTAATGTGGTTAGTATGTATAAAAAAGACTTCAGCAAGTCAGACGAAGTACTTCAACAAAGATTAGCATCTGCTGTATATCTTCAAGTCAGTACCATTAGCCAGGCCTTAATATTTGTGACTCGTTCAAGGGGTTGGTCATACTTTGAAAGACCTGGCCTCTTACTTGTTTCGGCCTTCATCATTGCTCAACTG ATTGCTACAGTAATATCAGCTACTGCAACTTGGAAATTTGCTGGCATAAAAAGTATTGGCTGGGGATGGACCCTTATAATTTGGATGTATAATATTTTGACATACTTGCTGCTTGATCCACTCAAGTTTGGCGTTCGGTATGCTCTTAGTGGCAGGGCCTGGAATTTGGTAGTTGAACAACGG ACTGCATTTACAAACAAGAAGGACTTTGGAAAGGAAGCTCGCGAAGCAGCATGGGCGACTGAGCAGAGAACATTGCACGGTCTTCAGATTGGAGAGACAAAACCAATTTCTGAGAGGGCCACCACTTTTAGAGACATAAATCTCATGGCGGAAGAAGCAAGAAGGCGAGCAGAGATTGCCAG ATTACGGGAGATTCATACTCTAAAAGGAAAAGTTGAGTCATTTGCCAAGCTGAGGGGTCTAGATATCGAAGCCATTAACCAACACTATACTCTTTGA